A single Anopheles maculipalpis chromosome 3RL, idAnoMacuDA_375_x, whole genome shotgun sequence DNA region contains:
- the LOC126562393 gene encoding uncharacterized protein LOC126562393, giving the protein MMKYLVFLLLFGCQVFIRGDELLDSEEPPEGYYAFIESPSAVPPKVRSPPYTHINIECKEATNPKPYVSANNLCGDLNKGKIPRNPMKQNVLGEPYPFELIRNQTLKFLSKTLPVLKADDTLPKVTQIIPDEPVDQFDDNGIGRRMGKSMRMEEERRTEEDARAPRKFCDGGGVFCALYRAIQGEPISSKLVAERREEAAAYPPPPRYEGPPTPCPAKVEYATPVFAKNYQGSWRYVVQIPYEGYFTQTVEVTRCLQARCHYLDGGCLSSPRWVSLLVAEIFYPNAEEQVTPPTTTTTTAPSIQDFQAYQQYLQKRAGLPTDNVYESSINGSPQQQQQQQQQQAPTATASSAKANQHCDGHDEIGCFQVRLYYDWFLIPGSCKCWRPDYFAKYVRKRPSPDL; this is encoded by the exons ATGATGAAGTACCTAGTGTTTTTG CTATTGTTTGGATGTCAAGTATTCATCAGGGGCGATGAATTGTTGGACTCCGAAGAACCTCCAGAGGG ctACTATGCATTCATAGAATCGCCCTCTGCCGTTCCGCCAAAGGTACGATCGCCACCCTACACACACATCAACATTGAGTGTAAGGAAGCGACCAACCCAAAACCGTACGTGTCCGCAAACAATCTGTGTGGTGATCTGAATAAGGGAAAAATTCCACGTAACCCGATGAAGCAAAATGTGCTAGGCGAACCGTATCCCTT TGAATTGATCCGCAATCAAACGCTCAAGTTCCTATCCAAGACATTGCCTGTGCTCAAGGCGGACGATACGCTGCCAAAGGTAACACAAATCATCCCCGATGAACCCGTGGACCAGTTCGATGATAATGG CATTGGTCGCCGGATGGGCAAATCTATGCGCATGGAAGAGGAACGTCGCACCGAAGAGGATGCCCGGGCACCGCGCAAGTTctgcgatggtggtggtgtgttctGCGCCCTGTATCGCGCCATCCAGGGTGAACCGATTAGCAGCAAACTGGTAGCGGAAAGGCGTGAAGAAGCAGCTGCCTACCCTCCACCACCCCGCTACGAAGGTCCTCCGACGCCCTGCCCGGCCAAGGTGGAGTACGCAACGCCAGTGTTTGCCAAAAACTATCAAGGATCGTGGCGATATGTCGTGCAAATCCCGTACGAAGGTTACTTCACACAAACCGTAGAAGTGACGCGCTGTTTACAAGCCCGTTGCCATTATCTGGACGGTGGGTGTCTATCCTCGCCGCGCTGGGTGAGTTTGCTGGTGGCAGAAATCTTTTACCCGAACGCGGAAGAACAGGTAACACCACCGACGACGACCACCACTACGGCTCCATCGATCCAAGACTTCCAGGCCTATCAGCAGTATCTGCAAAAGCGTGCCGGATTACCTACGGATAATGTGTATGAAAGTAGCATCAATGGCAgtccacagcagcaacagcagcagcaacaacagcaagctcCAACTGCTACCGCTTCTTCCGCCAAGGCAAATCAACACTGCGATGGTCATGATGAAATTGGATGCTTCCAGGTGCGACTGTACTACGATTGGTTCCTCATCCCCGGCTCGTGTAAATGCTGGCGGCCGGACTACTTTGCGAAATACGTGCGAAAACGACCATCGCCAGATCTGTAA